From the genome of Lotus japonicus ecotype B-129 chromosome 6, LjGifu_v1.2, one region includes:
- the LOC130722255 gene encoding 15-cis-phytoene desaturase, chloroplastic/chromoplastic: MAGCGILSAVNLNYHAGARNTIKLGSSSSSSTDSSISLSFGGSESLRLGFPSTRATIRLRNHGSPFRVVCIDYPRPQLENTVNFLEAAYLSSTFRASPRPAKPLKVVIAGAGLAGLSTAKYLADAGHKPILLEARDVLGGKVAAWKDEDGDWYETGLHIFFGAYPNVQNLFGELGINDRLQWKEHSMIFAMPSKPGEFSRFDFAEVLPAPINGIWAILRNNEMLTWPEKVKFAIGLLPAMLGGQAYVEAQDGVSVKEWMRKQGIPDRVTDEVFIAMSKALNFINPDELSMQCILIALNRFLQEKHGSKMAFLDGNPPERLCMPIVDHIQSLGGEVHLNSRIQKIELNDDGTVKNFLLNNGKVIEGDAYVSAAPVDILKLLLPDNWKGIPYFQRLEKLVGVPVINVHIWFDRKLKNTYDHLLFSRSPLLSVYADMSVTCKEYYNPNQSMLELVFAPAEEWISCSDEDIIGATMSELAKLFPDEISADQSKAKILKYHVVKTPRSVYKTVPNCEPCRPIQRSPIEGFYLAGDYTKQKYLASMEGAVLSGKFCAQAIVQDSELLATRGQKRIAQASFI; encoded by the exons ATGGCTGGTTGTGGAATTTTATCTGCAGTGAACTTGAATTATCATGCTGGAGCAAGAAACACAATCAAAttgggttcttcttcttcttcttctactgaTAGCTCAATTTCTCTATCATTTGGTGGAAGTGAGTCCTTGAGATTGGGATTTCCTTCAACTCGTGCAACCATCAGGTTGAGAAACCATGGCTCTCCGTTCCGTGTAGTTTGCATCGACTACCCTCGCCCGCAGCTTGAAAACACTGTTAATTTCCTTGAAGCTGCTTACTTGTCTTCCACCTTTCGTGCTTCTCCGCGTCCAGCAAAACCCTTGAAGGTCGTTATTGCTGGTGCAG GATTGGCTGGTTTATCAACTGCAAAATATTTGGCAGATGCTGGTCATAAGCCTATATTGCTGGAAGCAAGAGATGTTCTAGGTGGAAAG GTTGCTGCGTGGAAAGATGAGGATGGAGATTGGTACGAGACAGGCCTACACATATTCT TTGGGGCTTACCCTAATGTGCAGAATCTATTTGGAGAACTCGGTATTAATGATCGGTTACAATGGAAGGAACATTCTATGATATTTGCTATGCCAAGTAAGCCTGGGGAGTTTAGTCGATTTGATTTTGCGGAAGTCCTTCCTGCCCCAATAAATG GAATATGGGCAATATTGAGGAACAATGAGATGCTGACCTGGCCAGAGAAAGTCAAATTTGCAATTGGACTTCTGCCTGCTATGCTTGGTGGACAGGCATATGTTGAGGCTCAAGATGGTGTTTCTGTTAAAGAATGGATGAGAAAGCAG GGCATACCAGATCGAGTAACTGATGAGGTGTTCATAGCAATGTCCAAGGCACTAAACTTCATCAACCCTGATGAACTTTCAATGCAATGCATATTGATTGCTTTAAATCGATTTCTTCAG GAGAAGCATGGTTCCAAGATGGCCTTTTTGGATGGCAACCCCCCTGAAAGACTTTGTATGCCAATTGTTGATCATATTCAGTCCTTGGGTGGTGAAGTTCATCTCAATTCACGTATTCAGAAAATCGAGCTAAATGATGATGGCACAGTGAAGAACTTCTTGCTAAATAATGGGAAGGTCATTGAAGGTGACGCTTATGTGTCTGCAGCTCCAG TCGATATTCTGAAGCTGCTTCTTCCCGATAACTGGAAAGGGATTCCATATTTCCAGAGATTGGAAAAATTAGTTGGCGTCCCAGTCATAAATGTTCACATATG GTTTGACAGAAAACTGAAGAACACGTATGATCACCTTCTCTTTAGCAG AAGTCCCCTTCTGAGTGTATATGCCGACATGTCAGTAACTTGTAAG GAATATTATAACCCAAACCAGTCTATGTTGGAGTTGGTTTTTGCTCCAGCTGAAGAATGGATCTCATGTAGTGATGAAGATATTATTGGTGCCACAATGTCTGAACTTGCTAAACTCTTTCCTGATGAAATTTCCGCAGACCAAAGCAAAGCGAAGATTCTCAAGTACCATGTTGTGAAAACACCAAG ATCAGTTTACAAAACTGTTCCAAATTGTGAACCTTGCCGTCCCATACAAAGATCGCCTATAGAAGGTTTCTATTTAGCTGGAGATTACACGAAACAAAAATATCTAGCTTCAATGGAAGGCGCTGTTCTTTCTGGGAAGTTTTGTGCACAGGCTATTGTACAG